A window of Hevea brasiliensis isolate MT/VB/25A 57/8 chromosome 14, ASM3005281v1, whole genome shotgun sequence contains these coding sequences:
- the LOC110634736 gene encoding uncharacterized protein LOC110634736 isoform X3 translates to MASVEICFHFRVEKVIALTEELLATAKQTEISGSDIRPGAGASPSLPQQANKNESTGISGEHEKFPVGAKVQAVWSEDGEWYDATIEALTPNGYYVSYDEWENKEEVDPANVRPVEFNALLEAEKVAEATKQAIKRKIAQAASVDFQSRSLPAKLRINADDPEDVKSAKRKKIHAFKSKMRFEQLEVAQNKRQNAWQQFQTTKGSTKKVGFFSGRKRESIFKSPDDPNGKVGVTGSGKGLTEFQKREKHLHLKGGTVETDD, encoded by the exons ATGGCTTCCGTGGAGATTTGTTTTCATTTCAGGGTTGAAAAG GTCATTGCTCTGACAGAGGAACTCCTTGCAACTGCAAAGCAGACTGAGATTTCTGGATCAGATATTCGGCCAGGAGCTGGTGCATCCCCTAGTTTGCCCCAACAGGCGAATAAAAAT GAGTCAACGGGAATCTCTGGTGAACATGAGAAGTTTCCTGTTGGTGCGAAAGTTCAAGCTGTATGGAGTGAAGATGGGGAGTG GTATGATGCAACGATTGAGGCTCTTACTCCAAATGGGTATTATGTTTCTTATGATGAATGGGAGAATAAGGAAGAG GTGGATCCTGCCAATGTAAGACCGGTTGAATTCAATGCTTTACTGGAAGCTGAAAAAGTGGCTGAAGCTACAAAGCAAGCTATCAAACGGAAGATAGCACAAGCTGCTTCTGTCGACTTCCAATCACGGAGTTTGCCAGCAAAGCTTCGTATAAATGCTGATGACCCAGAGGATGTG AAATCTGCCAAGCGTAAGAAGATTCATGCTTTCAAATCAAAGATGCGTTTTGAGCAACTTGAAGTTGCACAGAATAAGCGGCAAAATGCATGGCAGCAGTTCCAGACCACTAAAGGCAGCACTAAAAAG GTCGGTTTCTTCTCAGGGCGCAAGCGAGAGAGCATTTTTAAGTCTCCTGATGATCCCAATGGTAAGGTTGGTGTGACTGGAAGTGGAAAGGGCTTGACTGAGTTCCAGAAAAGGGAAAAGCACTTGCATCTCAAAGGTGGAACCGTCGAGACAGATGATTAG
- the LOC110634736 gene encoding uncharacterized protein LOC110634736 isoform X1 has translation MMQGGEEVSIEELASNLSTYKEQLHKVRQILADDPYNSEYADMEKELNEVIALTEELLATAKQTEISGSDIRPGAGASPSLPQQANKNESTGISGEHEKFPVGAKVQAVWSEDGEWYDATIEALTPNGYYVSYDEWENKEEVDPANVRPVEFNALLEAEKVAEATKQAIKRKIAQAASVDFQSRSLPAKLRINADDPEDVKSAKRKKIHAFKSKMRFEQLEVAQNKRQNAWQQFQTTKGSTKKVGFFSGRKRESIFKSPDDPNGKVGVTGSGKGLTEFQKREKHLHLKGGTVETDD, from the exons ATGATGCAAGGAGGAGAAGAAGTAAGCATTGAGGAGCTCGCTTCCAATCTCTCCACATACAAAGAACAGCTTCATAAG GTTAGACAAATTTTGGCTGATGATCCTTATAATTCTGAGTATGCTGACATGGAGAAGGAGCTCAATGAG GTCATTGCTCTGACAGAGGAACTCCTTGCAACTGCAAAGCAGACTGAGATTTCTGGATCAGATATTCGGCCAGGAGCTGGTGCATCCCCTAGTTTGCCCCAACAGGCGAATAAAAAT GAGTCAACGGGAATCTCTGGTGAACATGAGAAGTTTCCTGTTGGTGCGAAAGTTCAAGCTGTATGGAGTGAAGATGGGGAGTG GTATGATGCAACGATTGAGGCTCTTACTCCAAATGGGTATTATGTTTCTTATGATGAATGGGAGAATAAGGAAGAG GTGGATCCTGCCAATGTAAGACCGGTTGAATTCAATGCTTTACTGGAAGCTGAAAAAGTGGCTGAAGCTACAAAGCAAGCTATCAAACGGAAGATAGCACAAGCTGCTTCTGTCGACTTCCAATCACGGAGTTTGCCAGCAAAGCTTCGTATAAATGCTGATGACCCAGAGGATGTG AAATCTGCCAAGCGTAAGAAGATTCATGCTTTCAAATCAAAGATGCGTTTTGAGCAACTTGAAGTTGCACAGAATAAGCGGCAAAATGCATGGCAGCAGTTCCAGACCACTAAAGGCAGCACTAAAAAG GTCGGTTTCTTCTCAGGGCGCAAGCGAGAGAGCATTTTTAAGTCTCCTGATGATCCCAATGGTAAGGTTGGTGTGACTGGAAGTGGAAAGGGCTTGACTGAGTTCCAGAAAAGGGAAAAGCACTTGCATCTCAAAGGTGGAACCGTCGAGACAGATGATTAG
- the LOC110634725 gene encoding cullin-associated NEDD8-dissociated protein 1 isoform X2 encodes MTNRLCDKLLNGKDQHRDIASIALKTIVSEVTMQSLAQSILVSLPPQLIKGIKSPGMSTEIKCECLDILCDVLHKFGNLMATDHELLLDALLSQLNSNQATVRKKTVSCLASLASSLSDDLLAKATVEVVRNLRSKGVKPEMTRTNIQLIGALSRAVGYRFGPHLGDTVPVLINYCTSASENDEELREYSLQALESFLLRCPRDISSYCDVILHLTLEYLSYDPNFTDNMEEDTDEESHEEEEDDESANEYTDDEDVSWKVRRAAAKCLAALIVSRPELLSKLYEEACPKLIDRFKEREENVKVDVFNTFIELLRQTGNVTKGQIDINGSSPRWLLKQEVPKIVKSINRQLREKSIKTKVGAFSVLKELVVVLPDCLAEHIGSLIPGIEKALNDKSSTSNLKIEALIFTKLVLASHSPPVFHPHIKALSSPVLSAVDERYYKVTAEALRVCGELVRVARPNIQDLGFDFKPYVHPIYNAVMSRLTNQDQDQEVKECAISCMGLIISTFGDNLRAELPACLPVLVDRMGNEITRLTAVKAFAVIAASPLQIDLCCVLEHVIAELTAFLRKANRALRQATLGTLNSLIVAYGDQIGSSAYEVIIVELSTLISDSDLHMTALALELCCTLMADRRSSPIVGLAVRNKVLPQALTLIKSSLLQGQALLALQNFFAALVYSANTSFEILLDSLLSSAKPSPQSGGVAKQALYSIAQCVAVLCLAAGDQKCSSTVKMLTEILKDDSSTNSAKQHLALLCLGEIGRRKDLSLHVHIETIIIESFQSPFEEIKSAASYALGNIAVGNLSKYLPFILDQIDNHQKKQYLLLHSLKEVIVRQSVDKAEFQDSSVQKILKLLFNHCESEEEGVRNVVAECLGKIALIEPAKLVPALKVRTTSAAAFTRATVVIAVKYSIVERPEKIDEIIYPEISSFLMLIKDHDRHVRRAAVLALSTFAHNKPNLIKGLLPELLPLLYDQTVVKKELIRTVDLGPFKHVVDDGLELRKAAFECVDTLLDSCLDQVNPSSFIVPYLKSGLDDHYDVKMPCHLILSKLADKCPSAVLAVLDSLVDPLQKTINFKPKQDAVKQEVDRNEDMIRSALRAIATLNRISGSDCSHKFKSLTNEISKSPALWGKYYSIRNE; translated from the exons CATCTCTTGCTTCAAGCTTGTCAGATGATTTGTTGGCGAAGGCAACAGTTGAAGTTGTTCGGAACTTGAGAAGTAAGGGTGTAAAGCCTGAAATGACCCGTACAAATATTCAATTGATTGGTGCTTTAAG CCGTGCTGTGGGATACCGGTTTGGACCTCATCTTGGAGATACTGTGCCAGTTTTGATTAATTATTGCACTAGTGCATCAGAGAATGATGAGGAGCTTCGTGAATATAGCTTGCAG GCTCTAGAAAGTTTTCTGCTCAGGTGCCCCAGGGACATCTCTTCTTATTGTGATGTAATTCTTCATCTTACTCTAGAATACCTAAGTTATGATCCAAACTTCACTGATAACATGGAAGAGGATACCGATGAAGAGAGTCATGAAGAGGAGGAAGATGA TGAGAGTGCAAATGAATATACGGATGATGAGGATGTTAGCTGGAAAGTTCGAAGAGCAGCAGCTAAATGCTTGGCAGCATTAATCGTATCTCGTCCTGAACTGCTTTCAAAGTTGTATGAGGAG GCCTGTCCTAAACTGATTGACAGATTCAAAGAGAGGGAAGAAAATGTCAAG GTGGATGTATTCAATACATTCATTGAGCTATTGCGTCAAACTGGAAATGTTACAAAAGGGCAGATTGACATAAATGGATCAAG CCCAAGATGGCTACTGAAGCAGGAAGTGCCAAAGATTGTTAAATCTATAAATAGGCAGCTTCGAGAGAAATCTATCAAGACAAAG GTTGGTGCATTTTCTGTTCTGAAAGAACTTGTGGTTGTCTTGCCAGACTGCCTAGCAGAACATATTGGATCACTCATTCCAGGGATTGAAAAggcattaaat GACAAATCTTCAACCTCAAATTTGAAGATTGAAGCTCTCATATTTACGAAATTGGTATTGGCTTCACATTCTCCTCCTGTTTTCCACCCTCATATCAAG GCTCTTTCTAGTCCTGTTTTATCAGCTGTTGATGAGCGGTACTACAAAGTAACAGCAGAGGCATTAAGAGTATGTGGGGAACTTGTTCGTGTTGCACGTCCAAATATTCAG GACTTGGGTTTTGACTTCAAACCTTATGTTCATCCAATATATAATGCCGTAATGTCACGTTTGACAAACCAAGACCAAGACCAG GAAGTTAAGGAATGTGCAATTTCTTGCATGGGACTCATCATTTCAACATTTGGTGACAATCTCAGAGCAGAGTTACCTGCATGCCTTCCTGTACTTGTTGACCGGATGGGGAATGAAATAACACGACTTACAGCAGTAAAG GCTTTTGCTGTCATTGCTGCATCTCCTCTTCAGATTGATCTATGTTGCGTTTTGGAGCACGTAATTGCAGAGTTAACAGCATTCCTACGGAAA GCCAATCGGGCTCTAAGGCAGGCAACACTGGGAACACTAAATTCCTTGATTGTGGCTTATGGTGATCAGATTGGTTCATCTGCGTATGAAGTTATTATTGTTGAACTTTCAACTCTGATAAG TGATTCAGACTTGCACATGACAGCTCTGGCTCTGGAACTCTGTTGCACTTTGATGGCTGACAGGAGGTCAAGCCCAATTGTTGGTTTGGCGGTTAGAAATAAAGTTCTTCCCCAGGCACTAACATTAATCAAAAGCTCGTTGCTACAGGGTCAAGCCCTTTTG GCTTTGCAAAACTTTTTTGCTGCACTAGTCTATTCTGcaaatacaagttttgaaattttacTGGACTCACTTCTTTCAAGTGCTAAGCCATCTCCCCAGTCAGGTGGTGTTGCAAAACAGGCCTTATATTCAATAGCCCAATGTGTGGCTGTTCTCTGCCTTGCTGCAGGTGACCAGAAATGTTCATCTACAGTTAAAATGCTGACTGAGATTCTTAAGGATGACAGTAGTACCAATTCA GCTAAACAGCACCTTGCCTTGCTATGCCTTGGGGAGATTGGGAGAAGGAAGGATCTAAGTTTGCATGTGCATATAGAAACTATCATTATCGAGTCCTTTCAATCTCCATTTGAAGAGATAAAGTCTGCTGCTTCTTATGCTCTTGGCAATATTGCTGTTGGTAATCTGTCCAAGTATCTGCCTTTTATCTTGGACCAGATTGATAATCACCAGAAGAAACAGTATCTCCTGCTTCATTCTCTGAAAGAG GTTATAGTAAGGCAATCTGTAGATAAAGCAGAGTTCCAGGATTCCAGTGTTCAGAAGATACTTAAATTGCTATTCAATCACTGTGAGAGCGAGGAAGAGGGTGTAAGAAATGTTGTAGCTGAGTGCCTGGGTAAAATTGCACTTATAGAACCTGCAAAACTTGTTCCTGCGCTTAAG GTGAGAACAACTAGTGCAGCTGCATTCACCAGAGCAACAGTGGTCATTGCTGTAAAATATTCGATAGTTGAGAGGCCAGAGAAGATCGATGAAATCATATACCCTGAGATTTCATCTTTTCTCATGCTCATCAAGGATCATGACCGG CATGTTAGGCGTGCAGCTGTGTTAGCCTTAAGTACATTTGCTCACAATAAGCCTAATCTTATTAAGGGACTTCTTCCAGAATTATTGCCACTTCTCTATGATCAAACAGTTGTCAAG AAGGAATTGATACGAACTGTTGATCTTGGGCCTTTCAAGCATGTTGTGGATGATGGACTTGAGTTGAGGAAAGCAGCTTTTGAATGTGTAGACACATTGTTGGATAGTTGTCTTGATCAAGTAAATCCATCATCTTTCATTGTTCCATACCTCAAATCTGGTCTTGATG ATCATTATGATGTTAAAATGCCTTGCCATCTTATCCTCTCCAAACTTGCAGATAAATGTCCTTCTGCTGTTTTGGCAG TTCTGGACTCTTTGGTTGATCCACTCCAAAAAACCATCAATTTTAAGCCAAAGCAAGATGCTGTCAAGCAAGAAGTAGATCGTAATGAAGACATGATTCGCAGTGCTCTTCGAGCAATTGCTACCTTGAATCGCATAAG TGGAAGCGATTGCAGCCATAAATTCAAAAGCCTTACGAATGAAATTTCAAAATCTCCTGCACTCTGGGGCAAGTACTATTCCATCCGTAATGAGTGA
- the LOC110634736 gene encoding uncharacterized protein LOC110634736 isoform X2, with protein sequence MKIAIYDVKDCVFILYWANFVMMQVIALTEELLATAKQTEISGSDIRPGAGASPSLPQQANKNESTGISGEHEKFPVGAKVQAVWSEDGEWYDATIEALTPNGYYVSYDEWENKEEVDPANVRPVEFNALLEAEKVAEATKQAIKRKIAQAASVDFQSRSLPAKLRINADDPEDVKSAKRKKIHAFKSKMRFEQLEVAQNKRQNAWQQFQTTKGSTKKVGFFSGRKRESIFKSPDDPNGKVGVTGSGKGLTEFQKREKHLHLKGGTVETDD encoded by the exons atgaagattgcCATTTATGATGTTAAAGATTGTGTTTTTATATTATACTGGGCTAACTTTGTCATGATGCAGGTCATTGCTCTGACAGAGGAACTCCTTGCAACTGCAAAGCAGACTGAGATTTCTGGATCAGATATTCGGCCAGGAGCTGGTGCATCCCCTAGTTTGCCCCAACAGGCGAATAAAAAT GAGTCAACGGGAATCTCTGGTGAACATGAGAAGTTTCCTGTTGGTGCGAAAGTTCAAGCTGTATGGAGTGAAGATGGGGAGTG GTATGATGCAACGATTGAGGCTCTTACTCCAAATGGGTATTATGTTTCTTATGATGAATGGGAGAATAAGGAAGAG GTGGATCCTGCCAATGTAAGACCGGTTGAATTCAATGCTTTACTGGAAGCTGAAAAAGTGGCTGAAGCTACAAAGCAAGCTATCAAACGGAAGATAGCACAAGCTGCTTCTGTCGACTTCCAATCACGGAGTTTGCCAGCAAAGCTTCGTATAAATGCTGATGACCCAGAGGATGTG AAATCTGCCAAGCGTAAGAAGATTCATGCTTTCAAATCAAAGATGCGTTTTGAGCAACTTGAAGTTGCACAGAATAAGCGGCAAAATGCATGGCAGCAGTTCCAGACCACTAAAGGCAGCACTAAAAAG GTCGGTTTCTTCTCAGGGCGCAAGCGAGAGAGCATTTTTAAGTCTCCTGATGATCCCAATGGTAAGGTTGGTGTGACTGGAAGTGGAAAGGGCTTGACTGAGTTCCAGAAAAGGGAAAAGCACTTGCATCTCAAAGGTGGAACCGTCGAGACAGATGATTAG